Proteins encoded by one window of Bradyrhizobium sp. B097:
- the npdG gene encoding NADPH-dependent F420 reductase — protein MNTKPTIAILGGTGDLGSGLAKCWLAAGYKVILGSRSAEKARSAAQTMTGDVAGDDNSAAARAADIVVVAVPFASHDATLNEVKDVVQGKIVVDAAVPLVPPKVSVVQLPSAGSAAQIAQQLLGPGVRVVSAFHNVGATKLHQGSRADCDVLVFGDDKAARDVVIGLANEVASAGIDGGVLANSAAAEALTSVLIGINRRYKVPGAGIRITGLPATPGA, from the coding sequence CATCCTTGGAGGAACCGGTGACTTGGGATCCGGCCTCGCGAAATGCTGGCTTGCGGCCGGTTACAAAGTCATTCTCGGTTCGCGCTCCGCGGAGAAGGCCAGGAGCGCGGCCCAGACCATGACCGGCGACGTCGCCGGCGACGACAATTCCGCCGCCGCGCGGGCCGCCGACATCGTGGTCGTTGCCGTGCCGTTCGCGAGCCATGATGCGACGCTGAACGAAGTCAAGGACGTGGTTCAGGGCAAGATCGTCGTGGATGCCGCGGTCCCGTTGGTGCCGCCGAAAGTGTCCGTGGTCCAGCTTCCGTCCGCCGGCTCGGCCGCGCAGATCGCGCAGCAGTTGCTCGGACCCGGCGTGCGGGTCGTCTCCGCCTTCCACAATGTGGGCGCGACCAAGCTGCACCAGGGCAGCCGGGCGGATTGCGACGTTCTGGTCTTTGGCGACGACAAGGCGGCGCGCGACGTCGTCATCGGTCTCGCGAATGAAGTTGCATCCGCCGGCATCGACGGCGGCGTGCTGGCAAACTCGGCGGCCGCCGAGGCGCTGACATCCGTGCTGATCGGGATCAACCGGCGCTACAAGGTGCCCGGCGCCGGTATCCGCATCACCGGCCTGCCCGCTACCCCGGGTGCCTGA
- the cofE gene encoding coenzyme F420-0:L-glutamate ligase has protein sequence MPVGTRVEYIALQDIRRVEPGEDLAALIRQSLAGMSLELQRGDILVIAQKIVSKSEGQYVRLSDVEPSPAALELAATVGKDPRFLEVVLRESAEVVKTRPNVVIAAHRLGFVMANAGIDQSNIEHREGQERVLLLPKDPDGSAQKLKIALDAAGDLNLGIIINDSFGRPWRNGVVGVAIGAAGIPSLLSQIGVPDMFGRAMRVTEIAIADEIAGAASLLMGQAGEGVPIILVRGLTLDGPVSPAAALARPKSQDMFR, from the coding sequence ATGCCTGTGGGGACGCGAGTCGAATACATCGCCCTGCAGGACATTCGGCGCGTCGAGCCGGGCGAGGATCTTGCCGCGCTCATCAGGCAGAGCCTGGCCGGGATGTCGCTCGAGCTGCAGCGGGGCGATATCCTCGTCATTGCGCAGAAAATCGTCTCGAAATCGGAAGGGCAGTACGTTCGGCTGAGCGACGTCGAGCCGTCCCCGGCGGCGCTCGAACTCGCGGCGACGGTCGGCAAGGACCCGCGCTTCCTCGAGGTTGTGCTGCGCGAATCCGCGGAGGTCGTCAAGACCAGGCCGAACGTGGTCATCGCCGCGCACCGGCTCGGCTTCGTCATGGCCAACGCCGGCATCGATCAATCGAACATCGAGCACCGTGAAGGCCAAGAGCGCGTCCTGCTGCTGCCCAAAGATCCCGACGGATCCGCGCAGAAGCTGAAGATCGCGCTGGACGCAGCCGGCGACCTCAATCTTGGGATCATCATCAACGACAGTTTTGGCCGTCCCTGGCGCAATGGTGTCGTCGGCGTGGCGATCGGCGCTGCCGGCATTCCCTCGCTGTTGAGCCAAATCGGTGTCCCCGACATGTTCGGCCGGGCGATGCGCGTCACCGAGATCGCCATCGCCGACGAGATCGCCGGCGCCGCCTCACTCCTGATGGGGCAAGCGGGCGAGGGCGTCCCGATCATCCTCGTCCGTGGCCTCACGCTTGATGGACCGGTCTCACCCGCGGCCGCGCTCGCGCGACCCAAGAGCCAGGATATGTTCCGATGA
- the cofD gene encoding 2-phospho-L-lactate transferase, translated as MSGADLNVVALCGGVGGAKLAYGLNRLLGARLAVIVNTGDDFEHLGLTISPDIDTVVYTLGELADEERGWGRAGESWNFMEALGGLKGETWFRLGDRDLAMHVLRSRALSAGVTLTDFTGRIASHLGIEASILPMTDDPFATIVVTADQKLAFQRYFVELQARPEVRKIEFQSPSGGTATGAALRAIGAADAIIVCPSNPYLSIDPILAVPGIRAALDAAKAPIVAISPLVGGRAIKGPTAKIMNELGVATNCASIVTHYGFLDGLVMDREDQADADAIGIPVHVTNTIMRSKDERVQLARECLRFLDRLNS; from the coding sequence ATGAGTGGCGCTGACCTCAATGTTGTTGCGCTTTGCGGCGGAGTCGGAGGCGCCAAGCTAGCCTATGGCCTCAATCGCCTGCTGGGCGCCAGGCTCGCCGTCATCGTCAACACAGGCGACGATTTCGAGCATCTCGGTCTCACGATCTCGCCGGACATCGACACAGTGGTCTATACGCTGGGTGAGCTTGCCGACGAAGAGCGGGGCTGGGGGCGAGCCGGCGAAAGCTGGAACTTCATGGAGGCGCTCGGCGGCCTGAAGGGCGAGACATGGTTTCGCTTGGGAGACCGCGATCTTGCCATGCACGTCCTGCGCTCGCGCGCGCTGAGCGCCGGCGTGACCTTGACCGATTTCACGGGCAGGATTGCATCGCATCTCGGCATTGAGGCGAGCATCCTGCCGATGACCGACGATCCATTTGCGACGATCGTCGTGACGGCCGATCAGAAGCTCGCGTTTCAACGCTATTTCGTCGAGCTGCAGGCGCGACCCGAGGTCAGGAAGATCGAATTCCAGAGCCCCAGCGGTGGAACGGCGACCGGCGCCGCATTGCGGGCCATCGGTGCCGCCGATGCTATCATTGTCTGTCCGTCGAACCCGTATCTCAGCATCGATCCGATCCTGGCTGTGCCCGGTATCCGGGCTGCCCTGGATGCAGCGAAGGCTCCCATCGTTGCAATCTCGCCGCTGGTCGGCGGCCGCGCCATCAAGGGACCGACCGCAAAGATCATGAACGAGCTCGGCGTCGCGACAAACTGCGCCTCGATCGTCACGCACTATGGCTTCCTCGATGGTCTGGTGATGGATCGCGAAGACCAGGCCGACGCCGATGCGATCGGCATTCCCGTGCATGTGACGAACACGATCATGCGCTCGAAGGATGAGCGTGTTCAGTTGGCGCGCGAGTGTCTCCGATTTCTCGATCGACTAAACAGCTGA
- the cofC gene encoding 2-phospho-L-lactate guanylyltransferase, whose amino-acid sequence MDDSETWALVPVKRFSQAKGRLGDILLATERAKLAQAMLCDVLGNLQGTRSLAGIAVVSADPEAFAIAKRFGAAMIFDEVETGVNAAVQRGLDAFQPYGRRVLVVPADIPFARPEDFEHVIRLLDHTPIVLVPALYDGGTNALAMRSPDMLEPRFGEESFRAHRALARQRQLSCSVFKSHGIGKDIDCPIDFGPYLISSQNLGTTGSFLDELKIAERFGSDDHPVPVRLF is encoded by the coding sequence ATGGACGATTCCGAAACCTGGGCCCTGGTGCCCGTCAAGCGGTTCAGTCAAGCAAAAGGCAGGCTGGGTGACATCCTGCTGGCGACCGAGCGCGCAAAATTGGCGCAAGCCATGCTGTGCGATGTTCTCGGAAACCTGCAGGGTACGCGCTCGCTGGCCGGCATCGCCGTGGTGAGCGCCGATCCGGAAGCGTTTGCGATCGCCAAGCGCTTTGGCGCGGCCATGATCTTCGACGAGGTCGAGACCGGCGTTAATGCCGCGGTACAGCGTGGCCTCGATGCGTTCCAACCGTACGGGCGGCGGGTTCTTGTCGTGCCCGCCGATATTCCGTTCGCTCGGCCGGAGGACTTCGAACACGTCATTCGGTTGCTGGACCACACGCCGATCGTGCTCGTACCCGCACTTTACGACGGTGGCACAAATGCCCTGGCGATGCGGTCGCCCGACATGCTTGAGCCTCGATTTGGCGAAGAGAGCTTCCGCGCGCATCGCGCCCTGGCGCGGCAGCGGCAACTGAGCTGCAGCGTGTTCAAGTCGCACGGCATCGGCAAGGACATCGACTGTCCGATCGATTTTGGTCCGTATCTGATCTCGTCGCAAAACCTCGGAACGACAGGTTCGTTTCTTGATGAGCTCAAAATTGCCGAGCGCTTCGGCAGCGACGACCATCCCGTTCCCGTGAGGCTGTTCTGA
- the cofH gene encoding 5-amino-6-(D-ribitylamino)uracil--L-tyrosine 4-hydroxyphenyl transferase CofH, which yields MTSVLNLPFDRRLSRSEAYELIDLADIGELLTAAASRRDAAHGDVITYSPKVFIPLTQLCRDVCHYCTFAHAPRSNVKPYLSIEEAVAIAKAGKEAGCHEALFTLGDKPELRYRVAREELTRLGHESTLSYLAEVARAVFEQTGLLPHVNPGIMSELDLAMLRKVSVSQGIMLESASDRLCAKGGPHFGSPDKVPAVRLQTIKTAGEQAIPFTSGILIGIGETRAERIDALLALRDLNDAHGHLQEIIVQNFRPKVGTRMADAPAPSVDDHLWTIAVARLIFEPEMNIQAPPNLSPAALGRVVAAGINDWGGVSPVTPDHVNPEAPWPHLRLLEAATRSTGKRLEKRLPIYPSFARYPSRWLDNKLLKSVLDRIDGDGFPRTDDWHPGHVGGLPSREVGWLKSAPRTAHGGEVTSVVAKAQRGDELSEGEIVRLFRAHERDFTSICRAADELRSSVNGDVVSYVVCRNINYTNICSFKCQFCAFSKGKMSENLRGRPYDLEMSEVAQRVTEAWDRGASEVCMQGGIHPSYTGQKYLDVCRAVKGAVPAMHLHAFSPLEIHQGAHTLGISVAEFLQELKAAGLGTLPGTAAEILDDEVREKLCADKIRTQQWLDVMRTAHSIGLRSTATIMFGHIERYDHWARHLLRLRRLQAETGGFTELVPLPFVHMEAPVYLKGRARPGPTFREAVLMHAVSRLVLNPYITNIQASWVKMGPEGLRHCLAAGVNDLGGTLMDESISRSAGASHGQEMTPQALESIIISAGRVPRQRTTTYGVADDVRRQRSFDAVHERQTSTGMRSAGC from the coding sequence ATGACGTCCGTCTTGAATCTCCCGTTCGACCGTCGCCTGTCGCGAAGCGAAGCCTACGAGCTAATCGATCTTGCCGACATTGGCGAGCTCCTGACGGCCGCAGCCAGCCGAAGGGATGCCGCGCACGGCGATGTTATCACCTATTCGCCCAAGGTGTTCATCCCGCTTACCCAGCTTTGCCGCGATGTCTGTCACTACTGCACGTTCGCTCACGCGCCGCGTTCGAACGTGAAGCCGTATCTCTCGATCGAGGAAGCGGTCGCCATCGCCAAGGCCGGCAAGGAGGCCGGCTGTCATGAAGCGCTATTTACGCTCGGCGACAAGCCGGAGCTTCGCTACCGCGTCGCGCGTGAGGAGCTGACAAGGCTCGGCCACGAATCCACGCTGTCGTATCTCGCCGAAGTCGCCAGGGCTGTGTTCGAGCAAACCGGCCTGCTCCCTCACGTCAATCCCGGGATCATGAGCGAGCTCGATCTTGCCATGCTGCGCAAGGTATCGGTCTCGCAGGGGATCATGCTGGAGTCCGCGTCCGATCGGCTTTGCGCGAAGGGCGGCCCTCACTTCGGATCGCCGGACAAGGTGCCTGCCGTCAGGCTTCAGACGATCAAGACTGCCGGTGAGCAGGCCATTCCCTTTACATCCGGAATCCTGATCGGCATCGGGGAGACCAGGGCCGAACGGATCGACGCATTGCTCGCCCTGCGGGACCTGAACGATGCGCATGGCCATCTCCAGGAGATCATCGTCCAGAACTTCCGGCCAAAGGTCGGGACGCGCATGGCCGATGCGCCGGCGCCTTCCGTGGACGATCATCTCTGGACCATTGCTGTCGCCCGCCTGATCTTCGAGCCGGAGATGAACATTCAGGCGCCGCCGAACCTCAGCCCGGCAGCGCTGGGGCGCGTCGTTGCGGCGGGAATCAACGATTGGGGCGGCGTGTCGCCCGTCACGCCGGACCACGTCAATCCCGAAGCACCATGGCCGCATCTGCGACTGCTGGAGGCGGCAACGCGGTCAACCGGCAAGCGGCTCGAGAAGCGGTTGCCGATCTATCCGAGTTTCGCGCGCTATCCCTCGCGCTGGCTCGACAACAAGCTGCTGAAGTCGGTCCTCGACCGCATCGACGGGGATGGATTTCCGCGCACCGACGACTGGCATCCCGGCCACGTCGGCGGGCTCCCATCGCGCGAGGTCGGATGGTTGAAATCCGCGCCGCGCACCGCGCACGGCGGCGAGGTCACGTCGGTCGTTGCCAAGGCCCAGCGCGGCGATGAGCTTTCGGAGGGCGAGATCGTCAGGCTGTTCCGCGCTCACGAGCGCGACTTTACCAGCATTTGCCGGGCGGCCGACGAATTGCGGAGCAGCGTCAACGGCGACGTGGTGTCCTACGTCGTATGCCGCAATATCAACTACACCAACATCTGTTCCTTCAAATGCCAGTTCTGCGCCTTCTCGAAGGGCAAGATGAGCGAGAATCTGCGCGGGCGTCCCTACGACCTCGAAATGTCGGAAGTCGCGCAGCGGGTCACCGAGGCCTGGGACCGCGGCGCCTCCGAGGTGTGCATGCAGGGTGGCATCCACCCGTCCTATACGGGGCAGAAATATCTGGATGTTTGTCGGGCCGTGAAGGGCGCCGTCCCGGCCATGCATCTCCATGCGTTCTCGCCGCTCGAGATCCATCAAGGGGCGCACACGCTGGGCATTTCGGTTGCCGAATTCCTGCAGGAGCTGAAGGCGGCCGGCCTGGGCACCCTGCCTGGAACGGCCGCCGAGATCCTCGACGACGAGGTGCGCGAGAAGCTCTGCGCGGACAAGATCAGGACCCAGCAGTGGCTCGACGTCATGCGCACGGCGCATTCGATCGGGCTCCGATCGACGGCCACCATCATGTTCGGCCATATCGAGCGTTACGACCATTGGGCGCGGCATCTGCTCCGGCTACGGCGCTTGCAGGCGGAGACCGGCGGATTTACCGAGCTCGTGCCGTTGCCGTTCGTTCATATGGAAGCGCCGGTCTATCTCAAGGGCCGGGCGCGACCGGGGCCGACATTCCGCGAGGCGGTCTTGATGCACGCGGTGTCGCGCCTCGTCCTCAACCCGTACATCACCAATATCCAGGCATCCTGGGTCAAGATGGGACCGGAGGGGCTGCGGCACTGTCTTGCGGCCGGCGTCAACGACCTCGGCGGCACGCTGATGGATGAGAGCATCTCGCGGTCGGCCGGCGCCTCGCACGGCCAGGAAATGACGCCGCAGGCGCTCGAATCGATCATCATTTCGGCGGGCCGTGTGCCGCGTCAGCGCACGACGACGTATGGCGTCGCGGATGACGTTCGGAGGCAGCGTTCATTTGACGCGGTCCATGAGCGGCAGACCAGCACGGGCATGCGATCCGCGGGGTGCTAA
- a CDS encoding pyridoxal-phosphate dependent enzyme, whose protein sequence is MAFVIEPNVVDRKGWRQAAAQARKLNLTLPTFSQLAHPPLPSAKVWEDIAAVGPDEPSAANLWRMHWYNAENRRGRDLVPGHIVLPKEITGVDAKIIVLLGDRFPMIGAHKVLPAYAALIEQLVTGRFDPSKQKAVWPSTGNYCRGGVAVSRILGCRGVAVLPEGMSRERFEWLEKWVTDPADIIRTPGTESNVKEIYDKCAELRQDDSNVILNQFSSFSNYLIHYECTGRAAEDAFKAFNQDDNHELAAFVSATGSSGTIAAGDFLKRRWGSKVVAVEALECPTMLNNGYGEHNIQGIGDKHIPLIHNAMNLDFVVGVSDRTTDQLNLLFGSKAGRDYLGTRRGLDPALVRAFDHIGISGLANIIASIKLAKQMNYGPEKAIVTVATDSAAMYGSERRQFEEKHYARGLDQVNAAEIFGACLLGAASDNVVELTELSRRAVFNLGYYTWVEQQGVSVADFERRRSQSFWSKIQDSLGEWDQLTIEFNKEANLANA, encoded by the coding sequence ATGGCGTTTGTAATCGAGCCGAATGTTGTCGACAGGAAAGGCTGGCGGCAAGCCGCGGCGCAAGCGCGCAAACTTAACCTGACGCTGCCGACCTTCTCGCAACTCGCGCACCCGCCGCTTCCGTCGGCCAAGGTGTGGGAGGACATTGCGGCGGTCGGGCCGGATGAGCCGAGCGCCGCGAACCTCTGGCGCATGCACTGGTACAATGCGGAAAACCGCAGGGGCAGGGACCTGGTACCCGGCCATATCGTGCTGCCAAAGGAGATCACCGGCGTCGATGCCAAGATCATCGTGCTGCTCGGCGATCGCTTTCCGATGATCGGCGCGCACAAGGTCCTGCCGGCCTATGCCGCCTTGATCGAGCAGCTCGTGACCGGGCGCTTCGACCCGTCCAAACAGAAGGCGGTCTGGCCTTCCACCGGCAATTACTGTCGCGGCGGCGTCGCCGTTTCGCGGATCCTCGGCTGTCGCGGCGTTGCCGTCTTGCCCGAAGGGATGAGCCGTGAGCGCTTCGAATGGCTCGAGAAGTGGGTGACGGATCCGGCCGACATCATCCGGACGCCCGGCACCGAAAGCAACGTCAAGGAGATCTACGACAAGTGCGCGGAGCTCAGGCAGGACGACAGCAACGTCATCCTCAACCAGTTCTCGTCGTTCTCGAACTATCTCATCCACTATGAATGCACGGGGCGCGCGGCGGAAGATGCCTTCAAGGCGTTCAACCAGGACGATAACCACGAACTGGCGGCCTTCGTCTCGGCAACAGGATCGTCGGGGACGATCGCCGCGGGTGATTTTCTCAAGAGGCGCTGGGGCTCGAAAGTTGTTGCCGTCGAGGCGCTCGAGTGTCCGACGATGCTCAACAATGGCTATGGCGAGCACAACATTCAGGGGATCGGCGACAAGCACATTCCGCTCATTCACAATGCCATGAACCTCGACTTCGTCGTCGGGGTCTCGGATCGAACCACCGACCAGCTCAATCTGCTGTTCGGCTCGAAGGCGGGCCGGGATTATCTCGGGACGCGCCGCGGTCTCGACCCCGCGCTGGTGCGCGCCTTTGACCATATCGGCATCTCCGGGCTCGCCAACATCATCGCCTCGATCAAACTGGCAAAGCAGATGAATTATGGGCCCGAGAAGGCCATCGTCACCGTAGCGACGGACAGTGCTGCCATGTACGGCAGCGAGCGCAGGCAATTCGAAGAGAAGCACTATGCGCGTGGCCTTGATCAGGTGAACGCCGCCGAAATCTTCGGCGCCTGCCTGCTCGGCGCCGCCTCCGACAATGTCGTCGAGCTGACGGAGCTGTCGCGCCGTGCCGTCTTCAACCTCGGCTACTACACCTGGGTCGAGCAGCAGGGGGTTTCAGTCGCCGATTTTGAGCGACGCCGCTCGCAGTCCTTCTGGAGCAAAATTCAGGACAGCCTGGGCGAATGGGATCAACTCACCATCGAGTTCAACAAGGAAGCGAATTTGGCGAACGCTTGA
- a CDS encoding ABC transporter substrate-binding protein, with protein MKRAHGLITGAALAAAMSTALATGAAAQTIKIGVNEPLTGPFAASGTYVVNGAKIAADEINAKGGLLGRKIELVIEDNKSNPTEAAAVAEKLITGDKVPVIMGAWGSSLTLAVMPKLMEYKVPMVVETSSSSKITTSGNSYIFRISPPSSVEATEFKSIMPSLGIKKADFLVINNDWGRGSAEDFGKIMKAQNIQVGLVEIMDQAAQDMSAQLAKIKATDSDTIMVTTAVEQLTLVLKQAAALGITKRIVTTGGSQNPDQLIEQAGAAANGSMHLTTFAPWYPDKTPDPAATKYFLGEWKKRGYAVAGATESFRGYDGIRTIANAIQRAGKAEPAAITDALWTTDFPGLNGQIKFQKQGPTGKESGQSMPNLYLIKIENEKIILSGS; from the coding sequence ATGAAGCGAGCACACGGATTGATTACGGGCGCGGCCCTCGCCGCGGCGATGTCGACCGCACTGGCGACGGGCGCCGCGGCGCAGACCATCAAGATCGGTGTAAATGAGCCGCTCACCGGTCCGTTCGCCGCTTCCGGAACCTATGTCGTGAACGGCGCAAAGATTGCCGCCGACGAGATCAACGCCAAGGGCGGCTTGCTCGGTCGCAAGATCGAGCTGGTCATCGAGGACAACAAGAGCAATCCGACGGAGGCCGCCGCCGTCGCCGAGAAGCTGATCACCGGCGACAAGGTGCCCGTGATCATGGGCGCCTGGGGCTCGAGCCTGACCCTCGCGGTGATGCCGAAGCTCATGGAATACAAGGTTCCGATGGTGGTGGAGACCTCGTCCTCGAGCAAGATCACGACGTCGGGCAATTCCTACATCTTCCGCATCTCGCCGCCGTCCTCGGTCGAGGCGACCGAGTTCAAGTCCATCATGCCGTCACTCGGCATCAAGAAGGCCGACTTCCTCGTCATCAACAACGACTGGGGTCGTGGCTCGGCCGAGGACTTCGGCAAGATCATGAAGGCCCAGAACATTCAGGTCGGCCTCGTGGAGATCATGGATCAGGCCGCCCAGGACATGAGCGCGCAGCTTGCCAAGATCAAGGCAACCGACTCGGACACGATCATGGTCACGACCGCGGTCGAGCAGCTCACCCTGGTGTTGAAGCAAGCCGCAGCGCTCGGCATCACCAAGCGGATCGTCACCACCGGCGGCTCGCAGAATCCGGATCAGCTGATCGAGCAGGCCGGCGCCGCAGCGAACGGCTCCATGCATCTGACGACCTTCGCGCCCTGGTATCCGGACAAGACCCCGGACCCGGCAGCGACGAAGTACTTCCTCGGCGAGTGGAAAAAGCGCGGCTATGCGGTCGCCGGCGCGACTGAAAGCTTCCGCGGCTACGACGGAATTCGCACCATCGCCAATGCGATCCAGCGGGCCGGCAAGGCAGAGCCGGCGGCGATCACCGATGCGCTTTGGACGACCGACTTTCCCGGCCTGAATGGTCAGATCAAGTTCCAGAAGCAAGGGCCGACCGGCAAGGAAAGCGGCCAGAGCATGCCCAACCTCTATCTGATCAAGATCGAGAACGAAAAGATCATCCTGTCGGGCTCCTGA
- a CDS encoding branched-chain amino acid ABC transporter permease: MTELLQHIVNTLILGSTYALLGIGLTLIFGIMRVVNFAHGELYSFGAYALYFVGVMLGLNFFLALIVAVVLGCFAGALIEVVLLRPMRGADIDTTMLVMIGAMIVMQNGEQFVWGGVAKSVSTPFPELPLVIGSISVSWLRLFVFCAALALIGVSYLLINRTKLGKAMRATFQDRDAASLMGVNIQFIYMATFAIGSSLAAAAGALLGPVYVISPQMGNLASLKAFAIVILGGLGSIGGATIGGFLLALAEELGAGYVSSGYRDAMGFLIIIVVLLFKPTGLFARAERIG; this comes from the coding sequence ATGACCGAGCTTCTGCAACACATCGTCAACACGCTCATCCTGGGCAGCACCTACGCGCTGCTGGGCATTGGGCTCACGCTCATCTTTGGCATCATGCGCGTGGTCAATTTCGCGCACGGTGAGCTCTACTCCTTCGGGGCCTATGCGCTGTATTTCGTCGGCGTGATGCTCGGCCTGAACTTCTTCCTTGCGTTGATCGTGGCGGTCGTCCTGGGCTGCTTCGCTGGTGCGCTGATCGAGGTCGTCTTGCTGCGCCCGATGCGTGGTGCGGACATCGATACGACCATGCTGGTCATGATCGGCGCCATGATCGTGATGCAGAATGGCGAGCAGTTCGTCTGGGGTGGCGTCGCGAAGTCGGTTTCGACGCCGTTCCCGGAACTTCCGCTCGTCATTGGTTCGATTTCGGTGTCCTGGTTGCGCCTGTTCGTCTTCTGCGCTGCCCTTGCCCTGATCGGCGTGTCCTATCTCCTGATCAACCGCACAAAACTCGGCAAGGCGATGCGTGCCACCTTCCAGGATCGTGACGCTGCTTCGCTCATGGGCGTCAACATCCAGTTCATCTACATGGCGACGTTCGCGATCGGCTCGAGCCTCGCGGCAGCAGCGGGGGCATTGCTCGGACCGGTCTACGTCATCTCCCCGCAAATGGGCAATCTCGCTTCGCTGAAGGCTTTTGCCATCGTCATCCTGGGCGGTCTCGGCAGCATCGGCGGGGCCACCATCGGCGGCTTCCTGCTGGCGTTGGCCGAGGAGCTCGGTGCCGGATACGTTTCGTCGGGCTACCGCGATGCCATGGGTTTTCTCATCATCATCGTCGTTCTCCTCTTCAAGCCGACCGGCCTGTTTGCACGCGCGGAGCGGATCGGATGA
- a CDS encoding branched-chain amino acid ABC transporter permease, producing MKRLIPYIALAAFASVPLWLHDPYLLNAFITTGILIVAAMSLNLLLGYTGQLSLGHVAFFGIGAYTSALVSLGFDVELIGGIRVVHEPWPVWTGFVIGTLVAALCGYAVGKLSFKVRGAYFVIVTISFAEVVRLVALNWVELTQGPLALTSIPPMTLGLPGVGYLDFYSKQSNYYLVLAVLVVSYIVIQRLVYSRVGRAMIALKENESLAVSVGIDVTRYLVLAAIFSAGIAGAAGSLYAHYLKIIDPDVFAFLYTVTMVIMVISGGKGTLAGPIVGGLIFGFIPVAARSFATPEIQWILYGLLMIIIVFVLPKGIVPAIEKWFAVPSTRVDPEPLQAKMHDTP from the coding sequence ATGAAGCGCCTGATCCCCTATATCGCGCTCGCCGCATTCGCATCCGTCCCGCTTTGGCTGCACGATCCGTATTTGCTGAACGCCTTCATCACGACGGGTATCCTCATTGTCGCGGCGATGAGCCTCAATCTCCTGCTCGGGTACACCGGACAGCTGAGCCTTGGTCACGTCGCATTCTTTGGCATTGGAGCCTACACCAGCGCGCTGGTGTCGCTGGGCTTCGATGTCGAGTTGATCGGCGGCATCCGCGTGGTTCACGAACCCTGGCCGGTCTGGACCGGGTTTGTGATCGGCACCCTGGTTGCAGCGCTCTGCGGCTATGCCGTCGGTAAGCTGTCCTTCAAGGTGCGGGGCGCCTACTTCGTCATCGTGACCATCAGCTTTGCGGAAGTGGTCCGGCTGGTCGCGCTGAACTGGGTTGAGTTGACCCAAGGCCCGCTCGCCTTGACCTCGATCCCGCCGATGACGCTGGGGCTGCCCGGAGTTGGCTATCTCGATTTCTACAGCAAGCAATCCAACTACTATCTCGTGCTTGCCGTCCTTGTGGTGTCCTACATCGTCATCCAGCGTCTGGTTTACTCTCGAGTCGGGCGCGCAATGATTGCGCTCAAGGAGAACGAGTCGCTGGCAGTCTCGGTCGGCATCGACGTGACCCGCTATTTGGTGCTGGCCGCGATCTTTTCGGCCGGCATCGCGGGGGCCGCCGGCAGCCTCTACGCCCATTACCTCAAGATCATCGATCCCGACGTGTTTGCGTTTCTTTACACGGTCACGATGGTGATCATGGTGATCTCGGGCGGCAAGGGCACCCTTGCGGGCCCCATCGTTGGTGGCCTCATCTTCGGCTTCATTCCCGTCGCCGCCCGGTCTTTCGCTACTCCAGAGATTCAGTGGATCCTCTATGGCCTGCTGATGATCATCATCGTCTTCGTGTTGCCGAAGGGCATTGTCCCCGCCATCGAGAAGTGGTTCGCAGTGCCCAGCACCCGCGTTGATCCGGAGCCTCTCCAAGCCAAGATGCACGACACGCCATGA